Genomic window (Sulfurimonas sp.):
ACCTAACTTCAAATGCAAAAGTAATACTAAATGAAGTAACAAGTACCTCTAGAAGTAGACTAAATGGTTATACCGAAGTAGCAGGAAAAAGAGCAGACCTAGTCATAGCAAATCCAAATGGAATTAGTATAAATGGAGCAGGATTTATAAATACCTCTAGTGTAACTCTTAGTACAGGAACCCCTATTATAAACAGAGGAAATTTAGAATCTTTTAACATACTTGGAGGAGATATAAGTATAGAAGGTAGTGGACTAGATTCCATGGGTTCAGATAGCACTTATATATATACTCACTTTTTAAAACTAAACGCTGATATACATGCAAAAAACTTAGAAATTAAACTAGGTAAAAATAGTATAGATGCTAATACTAAACAAATAACATCTTCTACAAATAGTAATGAAGTGACTTTATTTCTACTAGATTCATCTACACTAGGTGGAATGTACGCAAACAGAATCTCTCTTGTGGGAACAGATAAAGGTCTAGGAGTAAACCTACCACCTGAAGTCTTGGCATCTACTGGTGAGATATATATCACCAATGATGGAGATATAAAACTACAAAATGTAAAAGCAAAAACAGATATGAATATAGATGCTAAAGATGCAGATATAACAATAGAAGATACAATAAAATCAGGTGTAGATATAACACTAAAAGCAAAAAACATCTCAAACAACGCTCTCATAAACAGCTCAAACGATTTAACTATAACTTCTGATAATTTAACAAATAATAGAACTATGTTTAGTGGGAATGATATGTTTCTTTATACTAAAGATACTCTTTTAAATAATGAAGATGCAAATATATTTGCTGTAAATAATCTAAAAATAGCAAAAGATGACTCAAATAATAAAACACACTTAGTGAAAAACTATAAAGCGAATATATTTACTTTAGAAGGTGATATAAATATACACTCAGAATCTTTAGAAAATATAACTGATGAGCCAACAATAAAAACGGAGTATAGTAAAAATACCAATGTTGAAACCTGGATAGATTCTTTAGATAGTGAAAATATTCAGGCAGAAATATTAAGTGGACATAACCTAAATTTAGATGTTAATAATTTATTGAATGATTATTCTCTAATTTATGCAAGTAACGATATAAATTTTAATACTAATACATTAAACAATAGTAGTGTAGATTTATTTGAAAAAACAGTAACAACAACTACTAAAAGCAAACGAGTAAAAGATGGCTATTCTTGGGGTGTTAAATGTGGTTGGGGTGGTTGTTGGCCGGTAAAAAAAGATAAGTATAAAACTGTTTATTATGATGTAAAAAATACATCAATAAATACAATTGATACAATCTTTTCAACCATTCAAGCAGGTGAAAAGATTACCGGTGTCGCTGATACACTTAATAATGGCTTTAAGGAAGATGCGGTTATCCCCAGTTCAACAATCGTAAGTGAAGATGGAGAGAGCATAACATATACAAACTCAAAAGACAATACTCAGATAATCTCTATCCCAAAAGACAATCATGGTCTGTTTGTAAAAACTACAGACCCAGCTTCAAAAGTTTTAATAGAAACTAACCCAGAGTTTGCTCTTTATGAAAACTTCATTAGTAGTGACTATATGATGAGTCATATTAACTATGATTCACAAGCAACAAGTAAAAAAATAGGAGATGCTCTTTATGAAAATACTCTTATAAGAAAGAGTATATTTGCTCAAACAGGAAGAAGGTTTCTAAACAGTGATATTAAAAATGATAACGAGCAATTTAAATACTTGATGGATAATGCAATACAAGCAAATAAGTCACTAGAACTAAGCCCAGGAATATCACTAAGTAAAGCTCAGATAAATGCACTTACACAAGATATAGTCTGGATGGAAGAACAAATAGTACAAGGAGAAAAGGTTCTTGTTCCAGTTGTATATATAGCAAATGCAAATAACTTTAAACTCCAAGGTTCTCAAATAATTGCAGGAGATAGTCTAAACTTAAAAGTAGCAACTCTTAAAAATTCAGGAAGACTTGAAGCTGGAAAAAGTTTAAATATAGAGGCATCAGATAGTATTACAAATATAGATGGAAATATAAAAGCAAATGAAGATATAACTCTAAAAGCAACTAATGATATATCAAATATAAGTGCAAATATAAAAGCTAAAAATATAAACTTAGCTTCTGCCGATGGGTCTATTATAAACAAACGCTACACTAAAAATCTCATAGGAGCTTCTTCAAGTATACAAGCATCAAACTCTTTAAATATAGAAGCTAAGGATAAAGTATTAGTTCAAGGTAGTAAGTTAGAAGCTAAAGATATAAATATTGAAGCTAAAAATGTAGATATAGTTACAACAGTAAATAAAAAAGATTTTTTTCTTAAAGGTTCAAATTATTCCATAAAAGAAAAATCTACTACACACCTAGCTTCAAATATAAATGCGGACAACATAAATATAGTAGCAAAAGAAACCTCAAGCATAAAAGGCTCAAACCTAAATGCAACTAATGACTTAAATGTAAAAGCTAAAAAGATAGATGTACTAGCTGTTAATAACTCAACTTATGAAGAGACTAAATCGTCATCAAAAGGTTTTTTTAGCTCTGAATCAACCACAACTAAAAAAGCAACTTCAAGAAACCAAGCCTCAAATCTTAGCGGAGCTAATGTAACACTAACGGCAACGGGAGATGGTATAAATATTATAGGTTCAAACCTAGATGCTAAAGAAACTCTTGCCTTAGATAGCGCAAAAGACAAGGTGAATGGCGAAGCCAGAGAGGGTGCTCTGGGGTATATAAATATAAAAGCTGGTTACAACATAGACTATAAAGATTCTAAAACTATAAAAACAAGTATGCTTAGTGGCAGTGATATTTTTAGTACTAGCATGGACAACATAGGTGCACTTGATAAAACAGCCCAGTCTTCAAACTTAAAAGCTTCAAACATAACTCTAAAATCAAACACTGCAAACATAGAAGGTTCAAACTTAGAAGCTCAAAAAAGTATAGATATAGATGCTAGTGAGATAAACATACAAACAGCTAAAGAAGAACATAAAACATGGGAACAACATGAAAAAATATCTTTAACATTTAACCAAGCTGTAGAAGGGATTGGTAACCTTGGTTTAAGTATGGCTACACTAGGTCAGGCAGGTTCGAGTGAAGATGATGATGATATCATAAACATAAAAGCTTCTTACTCTAAGACACAAGACCAAACCAACTCTATAAACAATGTAGCTTCAAATCTAAAAGCAAAAGAGAACCTCTCACTAAAAGCAAATAGTGGTGACATAAATATAAAAGGTTCAAACCTAGCTTCAGGAGGAAGTACAAGCCTAGAAGCAAGTAACAACATAAATATATTATCAGCCTATAACAAAGACAACCACAGCTATAAAGAAACAAGCGGTTATCTAGAGCTAAAAATAACATCAGATGAAGGACTAGAAACAGAGATAGACCTAACTCTAAAAGATGAACAAGAAGACTTTTCAAATGCTATAGGCTCTACTATATCATCAAACGCAAACTTAATTCTAAAAAGTAAAAATGATACAAATATCATAGGAAGTGATTTAAGTAGTGGTGGAAGTACTACTATGCAAACAGACGGTGAGTTAAAAATAGCAGCCGCTAAAAACACAAGCACAAAGTCAGTAGATAACCTAAATATACATATATATTCTGGAGGAATACCAGAACTAGAACTAGGAGATGGACAACTAGAAGTAGAGCTTGGTCGTGCAACCCTAGATAAAATAAAAAAGACAACCATAGATACAACCGCTACTAAGTCAAATATTTCCTCGGATAAAGATATAGACCTAACAAGTGAAAAAAGTATATTAGTAGAAGGCTCAGACCTAGAAGCTAAAAAAGATGTAGTCCTAACAGCGAGTGAAGACATAACAATAAAAGAAACCAAAGAAACAAGTGAGATAGAGTCAGATGAGATACATGGAGTAGCAGTAGCAAAGTTTGTAATAAAAACAGAATATGTTGCACTTCATAAAGCAATATTAGCAGTCCAAGAAGCAAAAAAGACAATAGATAATGCAAAAGATAATTATGATGATTATAAAGATGAAGTAAAAAAACAAGAGGGTTTATTTGCTAAAGTAAAACAAGATTACAAAAACAATGTAGGCTATATAGAACTAGTAGATGTAGAAGAGTTTGAAGAACTACTAGATGACCTAAAAGAAGATGATAAATACTATAAAGCAAATATAGCCCTAGCCATAGTAACATTCACTACCAAACAACTAGCCCTTGTAGTCCAAATCACAAAAACAGCAACCGCTGCTTCTCAAACATACGGTACAGCACTAAGTGCATCTATAGAACTAGATATAGATGCTGTACAAACACAACTAGAAGAATATGCTCAAAAAAGCATAGCTTCTGGTGTAATGGGTGAGAGCATCACACTAAGAGCAAAAAATAAAGCAACAGTACAAGGAAGTACTCTACAAGCAAAAAACAACATAAACATAGATGCCACTTCAACAGATATACTAGCATCTAAAGACAACTATGATAAAAGCAAAGACACACAGCACCAACACCTAAACATAAGCATAGGAAGTTCAGGCTTTAGCATGAGCGGTAGTGTAGATAACTCAGAGACTACAAATGAACAAGCAACTCAAACAAACTCAAACCTTCAAGCAAATAACATAAATATAAACACTAAAGAAAAAACAAGCATAAAAGGTGCCGAGGTAAAAGCAAAAGACTCTCTAGTTATAAACACTAAAAACCTAGAGGTAGCATCTGTACAAGACACAGCTAAAACAAGAAGTCACTCTATAGGAGTAAGTGCAGGATATGGAGGAGGAAGTCTAAGTAGCTTAGGAGCAAACCAAAGTAAAGCTAACTCTAGATCTAAACAGACAATACTTACAAGCTTAACAGGAAACAAGGTAGATATAACTACAGCAAAAAACACTAAACTAAAAGGTGCAACTATAGCAGCACTAGATGCACAAGGAAATGACAACGGTAACTTAAACCTAAAAACAGAAACTCTAACAGCATCTAGCCTTAATAACACATACAACTCTAAAAGTATGTCTATAGGAATACAATCAGGAGTAACAACAAGTAATTCTAAAAATATAAACAAAGGTATAGAAGGTGGAACAACAGAGATAGATGGAGTAAGTACAATAGCACTAGACTACTCAAACAACAGAACCAACTCAAAAACAAAAACACTTGCAACTCTAGGAAGTGGAAATATACAAATAGCAAACAAAGAAGATTCTGATACAAAAATGCTAAACAGAGATGCAAGTAACAATGAAGTAGATATTTACAACATCTCTAGTCATAAAGGTCTTAAGGGGGAGTTGGATACTAGGCTTCTTACAAAAGATGGGCGAAACAGTATAAAAGAAGACCTAGAAAAAACAAAAAGAACAGGACAA
Coding sequences:
- a CDS encoding hemagglutinin repeat-containing protein, coding for MKKLTQTISLLISYTLIFLPLHAASIQTDGSTNTTLDKARNDVPVVNIANPNASGLSHNKFREYNVQTQGLILNNSRDTTVNTQLGGFIFGNKNLTSNAKVILNEVTSTSRSRLNGYTEVAGKRADLVIANPNGISINGAGFINTSSVTLSTGTPIINRGNLESFNILGGDISIEGSGLDSMGSDSTYIYTHFLKLNADIHAKNLEIKLGKNSIDANTKQITSSTNSNEVTLFLLDSSTLGGMYANRISLVGTDKGLGVNLPPEVLASTGEIYITNDGDIKLQNVKAKTDMNIDAKDADITIEDTIKSGVDITLKAKNISNNALINSSNDLTITSDNLTNNRTMFSGNDMFLYTKDTLLNNEDANIFAVNNLKIAKDDSNNKTHLVKNYKANIFTLEGDINIHSESLENITDEPTIKTEYSKNTNVETWIDSLDSENIQAEILSGHNLNLDVNNLLNDYSLIYASNDINFNTNTLNNSSVDLFEKTVTTTTKSKRVKDGYSWGVKCGWGGCWPVKKDKYKTVYYDVKNTSINTIDTIFSTIQAGEKITGVADTLNNGFKEDAVIPSSTIVSEDGESITYTNSKDNTQIISIPKDNHGLFVKTTDPASKVLIETNPEFALYENFISSDYMMSHINYDSQATSKKIGDALYENTLIRKSIFAQTGRRFLNSDIKNDNEQFKYLMDNAIQANKSLELSPGISLSKAQINALTQDIVWMEEQIVQGEKVLVPVVYIANANNFKLQGSQIIAGDSLNLKVATLKNSGRLEAGKSLNIEASDSITNIDGNIKANEDITLKATNDISNISANIKAKNINLASADGSIINKRYTKNLIGASSSIQASNSLNIEAKDKVLVQGSKLEAKDINIEAKNVDIVTTVNKKDFFLKGSNYSIKEKSTTHLASNINADNINIVAKETSSIKGSNLNATNDLNVKAKKIDVLAVNNSTYEETKSSSKGFFSSESTTTKKATSRNQASNLSGANVTLTATGDGINIIGSNLDAKETLALDSAKDKVNGEAREGALGYINIKAGYNIDYKDSKTIKTSMLSGSDIFSTSMDNIGALDKTAQSSNLKASNITLKSNTANIEGSNLEAQKSIDIDASEINIQTAKEEHKTWEQHEKISLTFNQAVEGIGNLGLSMATLGQAGSSEDDDDIINIKASYSKTQDQTNSINNVASNLKAKENLSLKANSGDINIKGSNLASGGSTSLEASNNINILSAYNKDNHSYKETSGYLELKITSDEGLETEIDLTLKDEQEDFSNAIGSTISSNANLILKSKNDTNIIGSDLSSGGSTTMQTDGELKIAAAKNTSTKSVDNLNIHIYSGGIPELELGDGQLEVELGRATLDKIKKTTIDTTATKSNISSDKDIDLTSEKSILVEGSDLEAKKDVVLTASEDITIKETKETSEIESDEIHGVAVAKFVIKTEYVALHKAILAVQEAKKTIDNAKDNYDDYKDEVKKQEGLFAKVKQDYKNNVGYIELVDVEEFEELLDDLKEDDKYYKANIALAIVTFTTKQLALVVQITKTATAASQTYGTALSASIELDIDAVQTQLEEYAQKSIASGVMGESITLRAKNKATVQGSTLQAKNNINIDATSTDILASKDNYDKSKDTQHQHLNISIGSSGFSMSGSVDNSETTNEQATQTNSNLQANNININTKEKTSIKGAEVKAKDSLVINTKNLEVASVQDTAKTRSHSIGVSAGYGGGSLSSLGANQSKANSRSKQTILTSLTGNKVDITTAKNTKLKGATIAALDAQGNDNGNLNLKTETLTASSLNNTYNSKSMSIGIQSGVTTSNSKNINKGIEGGTTEIDGVSTIALDYSNNRTNSKTKTLATLGSGNIQIANKEDSDTKMLNRDASNNEVDIYNISSHKGLKGELDTRLLTKDGRNSIKEDLEKTKRTGQSLADVATKDEFKLKDTVQHLDEVLKDLEIQKQFALQNDGKGIETLQGENSTIEQKQEAIKQYAKIYADTYGINIEEANIIATNKLIKGTHYSNDGKKSTIDINDNAQRNAKDYAKTMGHEVTHARISQGTTRDRKDDKLNEAYANTMGSYSADGMEFSSSTYNSINLNSKLNTNKHVQTAKDKVVLNTNNTNFKNRVKENGDKVDFEAYWSLSDVDRMNILSNPKTPIEEKINALVAVGLTPKEIKKSLGNNSDFKALLKNGDKKFDTVYAEQKNKVDKVNNIVDNTVNALQASELALGGREVVKNVIESITKKSLAFSIKNASWTASVDLTRQVITQVVENPQLLEEYKNNPEETMKKIYNNIDLVQTAVSAGVGSTGTKTSTNMNNLKGKIKARETVKKQLDDVKSNSKSKSKIKKLTKRLDEKTDKVIDRTIIYGTPIIIKQVLNSQPKDIIEEVINTNLSKKDDDGTN